One window from the genome of Streptococcus salivarius encodes:
- a CDS encoding ABC transporter ATP-binding protein: protein MIRFEHVTKRYEDKDALSDLNLEIRDGEIFGLIGHNGAGKTTTISILTSIIEASYGEVYVDDMALSQHRDAIKKKIAYVPDSPDLFLNLTANDYWYFLTRIYDLEASQVEERLTNLMATFDLTESRYNLISSFSHGMRQKVVVIGALLVNPQIWVLDEPLTGLDPQASYDLKEAMRNHAKEGNSVLFSTHVLSVAEQLCDRIAILKKGKLIFQGSLAELKSQYPDKDLETIYLEMAGRKIEEV from the coding sequence ATGATTCGTTTTGAACACGTAACGAAACGTTATGAAGATAAGGATGCTCTCTCAGATCTTAACCTCGAGATTCGAGATGGGGAGATTTTTGGTCTGATTGGTCACAATGGGGCTGGTAAGACCACGACTATTTCCATTTTGACGTCTATTATTGAAGCTAGCTACGGTGAAGTTTACGTCGATGATATGGCCCTCAGCCAACATCGTGATGCTATCAAGAAAAAAATCGCTTATGTGCCAGATTCACCAGACTTATTCTTAAATTTAACTGCTAATGACTATTGGTACTTTTTGACACGTATCTATGATTTGGAAGCTAGTCAGGTTGAGGAACGTTTGACTAATCTTATGGCTACCTTTGACTTGACGGAAAGTCGCTATAACCTCATTTCTTCCTTCTCTCACGGTATGCGTCAGAAGGTTGTCGTTATCGGTGCTCTTCTGGTTAATCCGCAGATTTGGGTTTTGGATGAGCCTTTGACTGGTCTGGATCCACAGGCATCTTATGATTTGAAAGAAGCCATGCGTAACCATGCTAAGGAGGGTAATAGTGTGCTCTTTTCAACCCACGTTCTAAGTGTAGCTGAGCAGCTCTGTGATCGTATTGCTATTTTGAAGAAAGGAAAACTCATCTTCCAAGGGTCTCTAGCTGAACTTAAGTCTCAGTACCCTGACAAGGATTTGGAAACCATTTATCTGGAAATGGCTGGACGTAAGATTGAGGAGGTGTAG
- a CDS encoding DUF554 domain-containing protein → MPTGIIINSLSIILGGIAGGLFGDYLRDDFKENLNLIFGLASMVMGISAIMNMVNMPAVIFAVVIGTIIGLALKFGNLINKGAGLMEKGLSKITPSKQTGLAHDEFYAQLLTVIVLFCASGTGIYGSLESGMTGDASILISKSILDFFTAMIFSCSLGYIVSMIAIPQFIVFFLLFVSAGFILPLTTKAMIGDFKACGGFLMIATGFRIMKLRQFPTADMIPAMILVMPISWAWVNWVVPLIS, encoded by the coding sequence ATGCCAACTGGAATTATCATCAACTCGCTATCTATTATCTTAGGAGGAATCGCTGGAGGGCTCTTCGGGGACTATCTCAGAGACGATTTCAAGGAAAATCTTAACCTTATCTTTGGTCTAGCCTCTATGGTTATGGGGATTAGCGCTATTATGAATATGGTTAACATGCCTGCCGTTATCTTTGCGGTAGTTATCGGTACCATCATTGGGCTGGCCCTAAAGTTTGGAAACCTCATCAACAAGGGAGCTGGGCTTATGGAAAAAGGCTTGTCCAAGATTACACCAAGCAAGCAAACAGGGTTAGCTCACGATGAATTTTATGCGCAGCTCTTGACAGTTATCGTCCTTTTTTGTGCGAGTGGTACAGGAATTTACGGGAGTCTTGAGTCTGGGATGACAGGCGATGCTTCTATCTTAATTTCTAAATCTATCCTAGATTTCTTTACGGCTATGATTTTCTCTTGTAGTCTAGGCTACATCGTCTCCATGATTGCCATTCCACAATTTATCGTTTTCTTCCTCCTCTTTGTTAGTGCTGGTTTCATTCTCCCTCTAACAACAAAAGCCATGATTGGAGACTTTAAGGCTTGCGGGGGCTTCCTCATGATTGCGACCGGTTTTCGTATTATGAAACTGCGTCAATTCCCAACAGCAGATATGATTCCAGCCATGATTCTGGTTATGCCTATTTCCTGGGCCTGGGTCAATTGGGTAGTGCCTTTGATTAGTTGA
- the addA gene encoding helicase-exonuclease AddAB subunit AddA, with amino-acid sequence MLTKAFLSPTEIKERIAQEAASDKERKLTPEQIEAIYSNGSNILVSASAGSGKTFVMVERILDMIGRGVGIDQLFISTFTVKAAGELKERLEKRLTEQLGEVETDEERAFLSDQIAKIGTADIGTMDAFTQKLVNQYGYLLGVSPIFRIMTDPAEQILMKNEVYVDLFNDYMQAKDAQLFQKLVRNFAGNGKTSKAFRDLVYDVYNFSQATAGPEKWLRQNLLKGQTDANPDKAKVELLEGLKDGLLADFLAFLRDHLGLAQREFAKAKYLINVSDAISLLEGALANDQTDMEDLLKQLLTLSGGTGLTNMTRPKDEELKAYKEAYNKTKNEFVAQLREIDTQLTVLEVLTKHNDDILPLLELLQAFVLDFSDQYLQAKVQENAFEFSDIAHFAIRILEENPEVAASYRDRYHEVMVDEYQDNSHTQERMLELLSNGHNRFMVGDIKQSIYRFRQADPQIFNGKFQLFLENPDAGKLILLKENFRSQSEVLDATNGVFSHLMDQEIGDILYDKTHMLVAGSEKQKEPHPENETEVLIYNSDEASVTPDEEGSDQPISSGEISLVIKEIINLHKQGVRFEDITLLAPTRNTYLDLMASFEEHGIPLVPDEYKSSYLESLEVMIMLDTLRAINNPLNDYALVALLRSPMFNFNEDDLARIAVQADEGQFYDKLLVACTKTGLHPEVVTQGLDAKLTLFTETLADWRDYSKWHSLYDLIWKIYDDRFYYDYVGSLPRAEQRQANLYALALRANAYEKTGFKGLSRFIGMIDKIISSGNDLEEVTDLVPKNAVSLMTIHKSKGLEFKYVFVLQMNRKFIGHSRDGLSGKYIINREKGLGIKYLADLKDQINTNLPKLNVVLETLTFQENRREERRASISEEMRLLYVAMTRAEKKLYLVGKGSKEKLTQQFGTDVENNRLPVALRDQIATYQDWVMALDTAFMRKDLKFTVRFVEAEELTPEAIGQVQVKAAVDADDLSNNRQTEDIKRALTVLESVEKLNQLYAPAIDLPSVRTPSQLKAFYEPVMDTEGVDIMDKKEEVQPLETTATFELPDFGQKTKVTGAAVGSATHELMQRLILSDKVTLQDLTQALSRVSADDQVKARVQLEKLLGFFDTELGKLILANRGKLRREAPFAMLAEDPASKEDFVVRGIIDGYLLLEDRIVLFDYKTDRFTHPSELKERYKGQMSLYAKALSQAYQIDKIDKYLILLGGKDLEVVEV; translated from the coding sequence ATGTTGACTAAAGCTTTTTTAAGTCCAACAGAGATTAAGGAACGCATTGCCCAAGAAGCAGCTTCTGACAAGGAACGCAAGTTAACACCTGAGCAGATTGAAGCCATTTACAGTAATGGTAGCAATATTCTTGTGTCAGCTTCGGCCGGATCAGGAAAAACCTTTGTCATGGTTGAGCGTATCCTTGATATGATTGGACGTGGCGTTGGTATTGACCAACTCTTTATCTCAACCTTTACGGTAAAGGCTGCAGGTGAGTTGAAAGAGCGTCTGGAAAAGCGTCTGACAGAGCAGTTGGGAGAAGTTGAGACGGATGAAGAGCGTGCCTTTCTTTCAGACCAGATAGCCAAGATTGGGACGGCTGATATTGGAACCATGGATGCCTTCACCCAGAAATTGGTTAATCAGTATGGCTATCTCCTGGGTGTGTCACCTATTTTCCGCATCATGACAGATCCTGCTGAGCAGATACTCATGAAAAATGAGGTTTATGTTGATCTCTTCAATGATTACATGCAAGCCAAGGATGCCCAACTTTTCCAAAAATTGGTCCGCAACTTCGCTGGAAATGGTAAGACTAGTAAGGCCTTCCGTGATCTAGTTTACGATGTCTATAACTTTTCTCAGGCTACTGCAGGTCCTGAAAAATGGCTACGTCAGAATCTCTTAAAAGGGCAGACGGATGCTAATCCAGACAAGGCTAAAGTTGAGCTTTTAGAGGGTCTCAAAGATGGCTTGTTGGCTGATTTCTTAGCCTTCTTAAGAGACCATTTAGGTCTAGCTCAGCGTGAATTTGCCAAGGCCAAGTATCTGATTAATGTGTCAGATGCCATTAGCCTTCTGGAGGGAGCCTTGGCCAATGACCAAACCGATATGGAGGACTTGCTCAAACAACTCTTGACTCTGTCAGGAGGGACTGGCTTGACAAATATGACCCGTCCTAAAGACGAGGAACTCAAGGCCTACAAGGAAGCTTACAACAAGACCAAAAATGAGTTTGTGGCCCAGTTGCGTGAGATTGATACCCAACTAACGGTCCTCGAGGTTTTGACCAAGCATAATGATGACATCCTACCTCTGTTAGAGCTGCTTCAGGCCTTTGTGCTTGATTTTTCAGACCAGTATTTACAGGCCAAGGTTCAGGAAAATGCCTTTGAATTCTCAGATATTGCCCACTTTGCCATCCGTATTTTGGAGGAAAATCCAGAGGTGGCAGCCAGCTACCGTGACCGTTACCATGAAGTAATGGTAGACGAGTATCAAGACAATAGCCATACCCAAGAACGCATGTTGGAGCTCCTCTCTAACGGTCACAACCGATTCATGGTGGGAGATATCAAGCAATCCATCTATCGTTTTCGTCAGGCAGACCCTCAGATTTTTAATGGCAAGTTCCAGCTCTTCCTTGAAAATCCAGATGCAGGTAAGCTAATTCTCCTTAAAGAGAACTTCCGTAGCCAATCTGAAGTTCTTGATGCGACCAATGGTGTTTTCAGCCACCTCATGGATCAGGAAATCGGAGATATCCTTTATGACAAGACGCATATGTTGGTAGCAGGTAGCGAGAAGCAAAAAGAGCCCCATCCTGAAAATGAGACTGAGGTTCTGATTTACAATAGTGATGAAGCAAGTGTGACTCCTGACGAGGAAGGTTCTGATCAACCTATCAGTAGTGGTGAGATTTCCTTGGTTATCAAAGAAATTATCAACCTTCATAAGCAGGGTGTACGTTTTGAGGACATTACCCTCCTAGCACCAACCCGCAACACCTATCTGGACTTGATGGCAAGCTTCGAGGAGCATGGAATCCCTTTGGTTCCTGACGAGTACAAGTCAAGTTACCTAGAGTCGCTAGAAGTTATGATTATGTTGGATACCCTTCGTGCCATCAATAATCCTCTTAATGACTATGCACTCGTTGCCCTCCTTCGTTCACCGATGTTTAATTTCAACGAGGATGATTTGGCTCGTATTGCTGTCCAGGCTGACGAAGGACAATTCTATGACAAGCTTCTTGTAGCTTGCACTAAAACAGGGCTTCATCCGGAAGTTGTCACACAAGGACTTGATGCCAAGTTGACTCTTTTCACTGAGACTCTGGCAGATTGGCGTGATTACAGTAAGTGGCACTCGCTCTACGACCTCATTTGGAAGATTTACGACGATCGTTTCTATTATGATTATGTTGGAAGTCTCCCTCGAGCTGAGCAACGTCAGGCTAATCTCTACGCCCTTGCTTTGCGTGCCAATGCCTATGAAAAGACTGGTTTTAAGGGACTTTCTCGTTTTATTGGTATGATTGATAAGATCATTTCTAGCGGTAACGACCTAGAGGAAGTGACAGACTTGGTTCCTAAAAATGCCGTTAGCCTTATGACGATTCACAAGTCCAAGGGGCTAGAATTCAAGTATGTTTTTGTCTTGCAGATGAATCGCAAGTTCATTGGTCACAGTAGGGATGGACTAAGTGGTAAGTATATTATCAACCGTGAAAAAGGACTTGGCATTAAGTACCTAGCTGACCTTAAAGACCAGATAAACACCAATTTGCCCAAGTTAAATGTTGTTCTAGAGACCTTAACCTTCCAGGAAAATCGTAGGGAAGAGCGTCGAGCAAGTATCTCAGAAGAGATGCGTCTGCTCTATGTTGCAATGACTCGTGCAGAGAAAAAACTCTACCTGGTTGGTAAGGGTAGTAAGGAAAAATTAACCCAGCAATTTGGCACGGATGTCGAAAATAATCGCCTACCAGTAGCTCTACGTGACCAAATCGCTACTTATCAGGATTGGGTCATGGCTTTGGATACCGCCTTTATGAGAAAGGACCTCAAGTTTACTGTTCGCTTTGTTGAGGCTGAGGAGTTGACACCAGAGGCTATTGGTCAGGTTCAAGTCAAGGCGGCAGTAGATGCCGATGACTTATCTAACAACCGCCAGACGGAAGACATTAAGCGTGCCCTAACTGTCTTAGAAAGTGTTGAAAAACTCAACCAGCTTTATGCACCAGCGATTGACCTACCATCTGTGCGTACGCCGAGCCAGCTCAAAGCCTTCTACGAACCTGTTATGGATACCGAAGGGGTGGATATTATGGACAAGAAAGAGGAAGTGCAACCTCTTGAGACTACCGCTACCTTTGAGCTTCCAGACTTTGGGCAAAAAACTAAGGTCACTGGAGCTGCAGTTGGTTCAGCCACCCATGAACTCATGCAACGCTTGATTCTTTCTGACAAGGTGACCCTCCAAGATTTGACACAGGCCTTGAGTCGGGTATCGGCAGATGATCAAGTTAAGGCGCGTGTGCAGTTAGAAAAGCTATTAGGCTTTTTTGACACCGAACTTGGGAAGCTCATTCTAGCTAACCGTGGTAAGTTGCGTCGTGAAGCACCATTTGCTATGTTGGCAGAAGATCCCGCTAGTAAAGAAGACTTTGTCGTCCGTGGTATCATCGATGGCTACCTTCTTCTTGAAGACCGTATTGTCCTCTTTGACTATAAGACGGACCGCTTCACTCATCCTAGTGAACTTAAGGAACGTTACAAAGGGCAAATGAGCCTCTATGCTAAAGCACTCAGCCAAGCCTATCAAATCGATAAGATTGATAAATACCTTATTCTCCTAGGTGGAAAAGACCTGGAAGTCGTAGAAGTATAA